In the Paroedura picta isolate Pp20150507F chromosome 15, Ppicta_v3.0, whole genome shotgun sequence genome, one interval contains:
- the PIMREG gene encoding protein PIMREG isoform X1 — MASVFQTMGSTVGWRSHQILVDVEESPVPDRFRKRSSRNLNAVRMSLRKRMPLKPVEMNFDENPTWESLEAKEKSQNLRALTRTAKNVFGTVSQKLHKSCQESTQTLATVLAKASATGHGGPAKTRRSSPRTPRRRSNRLAAASTPTSCTKMVPESDQRSSFQSGSRRCKEDLLPLRRSRRAAALRSPYGSPVSAGLKREFDCDLELISKGIRKLKRLSHAFNDIIAQEERDQAIANYCRIMAQNVQAAHLRSPRCARPSLQKRALRLQRVLSRWAETRWKNY, encoded by the exons ATGGCGTCTGTGTTTCAAACGATGGGGTCGACTGTTGGTTGGAGGAGCCACCAAATACTGGTTGATGTTGAGGAAAGCCCGGTGCCTGACAGGTTTAGGAAGCGGTCCTCCCGCAACCTCAATGCTGTGAGGATGTCCCTGCGGAAGAGAATGCCCTTGAAGCCGGTTGAGATGAATTTCGACGAGAACCCAACGTGGGAGAGCTTAGAAGCCAAGGAGAAGAGTCAGAACCTCCGAGCACTCACGAGAACAGCCAAAAACGTCTTTGGGACCGTGTCTCAG AAACTCCACAAGAGCTGCCAGGAGTCCACACAGACTCTGGCGACTGTTTTGGCTAAAGCCTCTGCAACTGGTCATGGGGGTCCCGCGAAAACCCGGCGCAGCTCTCCTCGCACTCCTCGGCGCAGAAGCAACAGGCTAGCCGCCGCATCTACCCCCACCTCTTGCACCAAGATGGTGCCCGAATCCGACCAGAGGTCTTCCTTTCAATCTGGCTCCCGTCGGTGTAAAGAAGACCTCCTCCCTCTCCGGAGATCAAGGAGGGCTGCAGCTTTGAGAAGTCCGTACGGCTCTCCCGTCAGTGCCGGCCTCAAAAG GGAGTTTGACTGTGATTTAGAGCTGATCTCCAAGGGCATTCGCAAGCTGAAGCGGCTCTCTCACGCCTTCAATGATATCATCGCCCAAGAAGAAAG AGATCAAGCGATCGCCAACTATTGCCGCATCATGGCGCAGAACGTGCAGGCTGCGCATTTGCGGTCTCCGCGTTGCGCCCGTCCGTCGCTCCAGAAACGTGCGCTGAGACTGCAGCGAGTGCTCAGCAGATGGGCTGAAACCCGCTGGAAAAACTACTAA
- the PIMREG gene encoding protein PIMREG isoform X2 — protein MASVFQTMGSTVGWRSHQILVDVEESPVPDRFRKRSSRNLNAVRMSLRKRMPLKPVEMNFDENPTWESLEAKEKSQNLRALTRTAKNVFGTVSQKLHKSCQESTQTLATVLAKASATGHGGPAKTRRSSPRTPRRRSNRLAAASTPTSCTKMVPESDQRSSFQSGSRRCKEDLLPLRRSRRAAALRSPYGSPVSAGLKREFDCDLELISKGIRKLKRLSHAFNDIIAQEESDMTISLICN, from the exons ATGGCGTCTGTGTTTCAAACGATGGGGTCGACTGTTGGTTGGAGGAGCCACCAAATACTGGTTGATGTTGAGGAAAGCCCGGTGCCTGACAGGTTTAGGAAGCGGTCCTCCCGCAACCTCAATGCTGTGAGGATGTCCCTGCGGAAGAGAATGCCCTTGAAGCCGGTTGAGATGAATTTCGACGAGAACCCAACGTGGGAGAGCTTAGAAGCCAAGGAGAAGAGTCAGAACCTCCGAGCACTCACGAGAACAGCCAAAAACGTCTTTGGGACCGTGTCTCAG AAACTCCACAAGAGCTGCCAGGAGTCCACACAGACTCTGGCGACTGTTTTGGCTAAAGCCTCTGCAACTGGTCATGGGGGTCCCGCGAAAACCCGGCGCAGCTCTCCTCGCACTCCTCGGCGCAGAAGCAACAGGCTAGCCGCCGCATCTACCCCCACCTCTTGCACCAAGATGGTGCCCGAATCCGACCAGAGGTCTTCCTTTCAATCTGGCTCCCGTCGGTGTAAAGAAGACCTCCTCCCTCTCCGGAGATCAAGGAGGGCTGCAGCTTTGAGAAGTCCGTACGGCTCTCCCGTCAGTGCCGGCCTCAAAAG GGAGTTTGACTGTGATTTAGAGCTGATCTCCAAGGGCATTCGCAAGCTGAAGCGGCTCTCTCACGCCTTCAATGATATCATCGCCCAAGAAGAAAG TGACATGACAATCTCTCTCATTTGTAACTGA